A stretch of Aureispira sp. CCB-E DNA encodes these proteins:
- a CDS encoding alpha/beta hydrolase translates to MKKLVFFLLIISIVLVGCRLDNFLYNPTQIEEYKFDAFDEEQKFVLGASYAIPDHLVHLMTLESGPVDDRETIYATYIGDISRINQDTIILYCHGNAGHMDYYWQRAKLLANAGGKNRFGVLFMDYRGYGKSTGKATEAGLYYDVDACMRWLKDKGLTNDRLVIYGFSMGGAPSTELTANPRTMVPSKLILEAPFASFDFMVQDIAKVSFPGSFYGNLEIDNSVEIQKVQAPFLWIHGIDDAFVGIHHGELIQQNYNGTHKVIRRVPGGEHSTVPMVMGFDIYTKLIADFITEKI, encoded by the coding sequence ATGAAAAAATTAGTTTTTTTCTTGTTGATTATCTCAATTGTTTTGGTGGGATGTCGATTAGACAATTTTTTATACAATCCCACTCAAATAGAGGAATATAAGTTTGATGCTTTTGACGAAGAACAAAAATTTGTTTTAGGTGCTTCTTATGCAATTCCCGATCACTTAGTTCATTTAATGACATTGGAATCAGGTCCAGTAGATGATCGAGAAACGATTTACGCCACTTATATTGGAGATATATCTAGGATCAATCAAGATACCATAATTTTGTATTGTCATGGCAATGCGGGACACATGGACTATTATTGGCAAAGAGCCAAACTACTAGCAAATGCAGGAGGAAAAAATCGTTTTGGGGTGTTGTTTATGGATTATAGAGGATATGGAAAATCGACGGGGAAAGCAACAGAAGCTGGGCTATATTATGATGTAGATGCTTGTATGAGGTGGTTGAAAGATAAAGGTTTAACCAACGATCGGTTAGTGATTTATGGCTTTAGTATGGGGGGCGCTCCTTCTACAGAATTAACAGCAAACCCTCGAACAATGGTACCCAGCAAGTTGATATTAGAAGCACCATTTGCTTCTTTTGACTTTATGGTGCAAGACATTGCAAAAGTGTCATTTCCTGGTTCTTTTTATGGTAATTTAGAAATAGATAACTCTGTGGAAATTCAAAAAGTGCAAGCTCCCTTCTTATGGATTCATGGGATAGATGATGCTTTTGTTGGCATTCATCATGGCGAATTGATTCAGCAAAATTATAATGGAACACACAAAGTAATTCGACGAGTTCCTGGTGGAGAACACAGTACTGTGCCAATGGTTATGGGCTTTGATATTTATACGAAATTGATTGCGGATTTTATTACAGAAAAAATATAA
- a CDS encoding Rpn family recombination-promoting nuclease/putative transposase — MKKEKKLIRFDWAIKKLLRNKANFDILEGFLSELLAEDIKIKQILESESNKEDENDKHNRVDILVEDSKGDLVIIEVQNSKEYDYFHRILYGTSKVITEHISEGEAYAKVKKIISITIAYFDLGQGKDYIYHGKNQFKGIHHGDILNLADKQKVLYKKDSVYEIFPEYWLIKVSQFNNAVQDKLDEWIYFLKNGEVKENFTAKGLEAAKKKLDKMSLSYEEQQEYKYYLKRLRDIASEQHTKMADAEDLLKAREEGLEKGREEGLERGREEGLEKGLLRKEIEAVLGMYRNNIPTSIIASALNISEEKVNKILNNNSE, encoded by the coding sequence ATGAAAAAAGAAAAAAAACTCATACGATTTGATTGGGCAATAAAAAAGCTTTTGAGAAATAAAGCTAATTTTGATATTTTAGAAGGATTCTTAAGTGAATTACTTGCTGAAGATATCAAAATCAAACAAATATTGGAAAGTGAAAGCAATAAAGAGGATGAAAATGATAAGCACAATCGGGTAGATATCCTAGTAGAGGATTCGAAGGGGGATTTAGTTATTATAGAGGTCCAAAACAGCAAGGAATATGATTATTTCCATCGAATTTTATATGGAACTTCTAAAGTTATTACAGAACACATTAGCGAAGGTGAAGCTTATGCAAAAGTAAAGAAAATAATATCTATAACTATTGCTTACTTTGATTTAGGGCAGGGGAAAGATTATATATACCATGGTAAAAACCAATTTAAAGGTATTCATCATGGAGATATTTTGAACTTGGCGGACAAACAAAAAGTACTTTACAAAAAAGATAGTGTTTATGAAATCTTTCCTGAATATTGGTTGATAAAGGTTAGCCAATTCAACAATGCTGTTCAAGATAAGCTAGATGAGTGGATTTATTTTTTAAAGAATGGGGAGGTAAAAGAGAACTTCACAGCTAAAGGACTGGAGGCTGCTAAAAAAAAGCTGGATAAAATGAGCTTAAGTTATGAAGAGCAGCAGGAGTATAAATATTATCTTAAACGATTGAGAGATATTGCTAGTGAACAGCATACTAAAATGGCGGATGCGGAAGATTTACTAAAGGCAAGAGAAGAAGGCTTGGAAAAAGGTAGAGAAGAAGGTTTGGAAAGAGGCAGAGAGGAAGGCTTGGAAAAAGGGTTATTGAGAAAAGAAATAGAGGCTGTCTTAGGGATGTATCGAAATAATATCCCTACTTCTATCATTGCTAGTGCGTTGAATATTTCGGAAGAAAAAGTAAACAAGATTCTTAACAATAACTCAGAATAG
- the hpt gene encoding hypoxanthine phosphoribosyltransferase, whose product MITCKDKQFELFLTSDAIQTRLKEICAAINVDYVDKKPVFLGILNGVFRLAGDVFNYVDIECEVSFVKLKSYVGTQSSGALTTMLGLDVDLKGRHVILMEDIVDTGRTLHNFLPELEKMNPASIAVLTLLNKPDAMEHDIPMKYIGFKVPNNFLIGYGLDYDGWGRHHNDIYTIVQ is encoded by the coding sequence ATGATAACTTGTAAGGACAAACAATTTGAACTTTTTTTGACAAGCGATGCTATTCAGACACGTCTAAAAGAAATTTGTGCAGCGATTAATGTTGATTATGTGGATAAAAAACCTGTATTTTTAGGTATTTTAAATGGTGTATTTAGATTAGCAGGAGATGTTTTCAATTATGTAGATATAGAATGTGAAGTAAGTTTTGTAAAATTGAAGTCTTATGTAGGTACACAAAGTAGCGGTGCTTTAACAACTATGTTGGGATTGGATGTAGATCTAAAAGGACGTCATGTAATCCTTATGGAAGATATTGTTGACACAGGACGCACTTTGCATAATTTTTTGCCAGAGTTAGAAAAAATGAATCCTGCATCAATTGCTGTTTTAACCTTGTTAAACAAACCTGATGCTATGGAGCATGACATTCCTATGAAATATATTGGTTTCAAGGTTCCTAATAATTTCTTGATTGGTTATGGTTTAGATTATGATGGATGGGGACGGCATCATAATGACATTTACACAATTGTTCAATAA
- a CDS encoding response regulator, whose amino-acid sequence MKKILVIEDNLEVRENTCEILELSGYEVFSAENGKLGVQEALDKMPDLIICDVMMPVLDGFGTLKVLHKNPKTTHIPFIFLTAKAEKEDFRKGMNLGADDYITKPFTDIELLEAIEIRLEKNQHIAAPTSTHNVFFNVEEHFQNVLKEFLKDKEHRFYNQKDLIFREGSHPRSVFWIKKGKAQTFKSHEYGKELILSLYGNQDFIGISDAFRNSPYQESAVAIDDTEMVLIPKDEFMEWMRSDNSIAQHFIHLLAIKAGEKDKHLLELAYSSVRKRVADSLLRLFKHYKEDDERLFQISIRREELAHIVGTTKETVTRTLSEFKEEGLIDVKGSNITLRDIEGLEATPA is encoded by the coding sequence ATGAAAAAAATTCTAGTTATAGAAGATAATTTAGAGGTTCGAGAAAACACCTGTGAAATTTTAGAACTTTCGGGCTATGAAGTATTTAGTGCTGAAAATGGCAAATTAGGCGTTCAAGAAGCCTTGGATAAAATGCCCGATTTGATTATTTGTGATGTTATGATGCCTGTTTTGGATGGTTTTGGCACCCTCAAGGTTTTGCATAAAAATCCTAAAACCACTCATATTCCATTTATTTTCTTAACCGCTAAAGCGGAAAAAGAAGACTTTCGAAAGGGAATGAATTTAGGGGCTGATGACTATATTACAAAACCGTTCACAGATATAGAATTGCTAGAAGCAATCGAAATTCGCTTGGAAAAAAATCAGCATATCGCTGCACCTACTTCCACTCATAATGTCTTTTTTAATGTAGAAGAACATTTTCAAAATGTCTTAAAAGAATTCTTAAAGGATAAAGAGCATCGTTTTTACAATCAAAAAGATCTTATCTTTAGAGAAGGTAGTCATCCACGTTCTGTTTTTTGGATTAAAAAAGGCAAAGCACAAACGTTCAAAAGTCATGAATATGGCAAGGAATTAATCTTGTCTTTATATGGCAACCAAGACTTTATTGGAATTAGTGACGCCTTCAGAAATAGTCCTTATCAAGAATCAGCTGTTGCTATTGATGATACAGAAATGGTTTTGATTCCCAAAGATGAATTTATGGAGTGGATGCGCTCTGATAATAGCATTGCTCAACATTTTATTCATTTACTTGCAATTAAAGCAGGCGAAAAAGACAAACATTTGCTTGAATTAGCCTATAGCTCTGTTCGAAAACGTGTTGCAGACTCATTACTTCGTTTATTCAAACATTACAAAGAAGATGATGAGCGTTTATTCCAAATTAGCATACGACGTGAAGAATTGGCTCATATTGTTGGTACCACCAAAGAAACAGTGACTAGAACACTCTCCGAATTTAAGGAAGAAGGCTTGATAGATGTCAAAGGGAGCAATATTACCTTGCGAGACATAGAAGGCTTAGAAGCTACTCCTGCTTAA
- a CDS encoding PAS domain-containing sensor histidine kinase: MKDKISLFIKSIQDCVIIINTRGIIVDSNPAIYKVLGFTPEELKGNNVSMLMGAPHQAKHDQYIQNHQATGIAKIIGIGREVIAVHKDGTKVPVRLNISELELDGHFFYVGMLHDLTNQLSIQNHINKVNLGLEEEVQMSNRALREAMEKMTQSKLSLEQEILERKIIQEQLLAAQEKIKDALQKERELSELKTRFISTASHEFRTPLSSILSSVSLIERYTTTETQDKRLKHINRIKSSVQNLTQILEDFLSLSKLEEGKKQDAKHIFDLSALIHATIEEVSTFAKSGQEIEYQHSGDISVIYSNTQNIKNILINLLSNAIKYSPSNSKIYISTIIDATTITISVRDKGIGIPLDQQKHLFSRFFRADNAIAIQGTGLGLYIVKKYLENINGTIDFVSQPGEGTTFTINIPKEDFQ; this comes from the coding sequence ATGAAGGATAAAATTTCCCTATTTATTAAAAGTATTCAAGATTGTGTGATTATTATCAATACCCGAGGTATTATTGTTGATAGTAATCCTGCTATTTATAAAGTGTTGGGATTTACTCCTGAAGAGTTAAAAGGTAATAATGTTTCTATGCTAATGGGAGCTCCACACCAAGCCAAACATGATCAATACATTCAAAATCATCAAGCAACAGGAATTGCAAAAATAATTGGCATTGGACGAGAGGTTATTGCAGTTCACAAGGATGGCACAAAGGTTCCTGTTCGCCTAAATATTAGCGAGTTAGAATTGGACGGTCACTTTTTTTATGTCGGTATGTTGCATGATTTAACCAATCAACTTTCAATTCAAAATCATATTAATAAAGTAAATTTAGGCTTAGAAGAAGAAGTCCAAATGAGTAATCGAGCATTGAGAGAGGCTATGGAAAAAATGACTCAAAGTAAACTCTCTTTGGAACAAGAAATTCTAGAACGAAAAATCATACAAGAACAATTACTTGCCGCTCAAGAAAAGATTAAAGATGCCCTTCAGAAAGAACGAGAATTGAGTGAGTTAAAAACTAGATTTATTTCCACGGCTTCCCATGAATTTAGAACTCCTCTGAGTAGTATTCTTTCGTCTGTATCTTTAATTGAACGATACACCACTACCGAAACACAAGACAAACGTCTCAAGCACATTAATAGAATTAAATCCTCTGTCCAAAATCTTACTCAAATCTTAGAAGACTTTTTATCTTTATCCAAATTAGAAGAAGGAAAAAAACAGGATGCTAAGCATATTTTTGACCTTAGCGCCTTAATTCATGCTACAATAGAAGAAGTAAGTACCTTTGCAAAATCAGGGCAAGAGATAGAGTATCAGCACAGTGGAGATATTAGTGTTATCTATTCTAATACTCAAAACATAAAAAATATTCTCATCAACTTACTTTCTAATGCTATAAAATACTCTCCTTCCAATAGTAAGATTTATATTAGCACTATAATTGATGCTACCACCATTACAATTAGTGTTAGAGACAAAGGCATTGGGATTCCTTTGGATCAACAAAAACACCTATTTTCACGTTTCTTTAGAGCAGATAATGCTATTGCGATACAAGGAACGGGGTTGGGGCTTTATATTGTAAAAAAATATTTAGAAAACATTAATGGAACGATAGACTTTGTTAGTCAACCTGGCGAAGGAACCACGTTTACCATTAACATTCCTAAAGAAGATTTTCAATGA